The Methanococcus maripaludis genome has a window encoding:
- the asnB gene encoding asparagine synthase (glutamine-hydrolyzing), translating to MCSISGIVAKDEEGSGSRSLLDNIQKHVINMMKILKHRGPDYSGMMFDDEVLYFENFDDVVENTETISRMAMGHNRLAIVGTAVQPIPNDDESIWIICNGEIYNHIELRDELSVEHEFKTDTDSEAIIHAYEDELIDVLDGDYAYAIYDKEKNIIELRRDLIGVKPLYFIDTDEYFAFASEKKALYYLLMEINGMDYKNAFNYDICRLDPNSRLTYELDENSWYIEEELEKINSNYFEEENYELCKNELETTILDSVLKRVKGLEKVGIIYSGGVDSTLISKLASESCEVILYSVGSENSEDLVYAERAAKDMGLNFRKKIISEDEFEDYVVNVARAIDELDVMKLSVGIPIFAASEMAREDGIKVVLSGQGADELFAGYNRYQRILNEKGEDGLKESIISDVFDIHKINLERDDHCTMANGVELRVPFLDKFVIDVGLSIPVGYKIEEPRKKILRDIASKYVPDYIAERPKKAAQYGSGSEKMVYAVAKKHGYSKKEINKFFEEYLLEKIKF from the coding sequence ATGTGTTCAATAAGTGGAATAGTTGCAAAGGATGAAGAGGGCTCGGGGAGCCGTAGTCTGCTGGATAATATCCAAAAACATGTTATAAACATGATGAAAATACTAAAGCATCGGGGTCCGGATTATTCTGGAATGATGTTTGATGATGAAGTTCTCTATTTTGAAAATTTTGACGATGTTGTTGAAAACACCGAAACAATTTCGCGAATGGCAATGGGCCACAACAGGCTTGCTATCGTTGGTACCGCAGTTCAACCAATACCAAATGACGATGAATCTATATGGATCATCTGTAATGGTGAAATTTATAACCACATTGAATTAAGGGATGAACTCTCTGTAGAACATGAATTTAAAACAGATACAGATTCTGAAGCAATTATTCACGCTTACGAAGATGAACTTATCGATGTTTTAGATGGAGATTACGCTTACGCAATTTACGATAAGGAAAAAAATATCATTGAACTAAGAAGGGATTTAATTGGTGTAAAACCACTCTATTTCATAGACACGGATGAATATTTTGCATTCGCATCTGAAAAAAAGGCTCTTTACTATTTATTAATGGAAATCAATGGTATGGACTACAAAAATGCTTTTAATTATGATATATGCCGACTTGATCCAAATTCAAGGCTTACTTATGAACTGGATGAAAATTCCTGGTACATTGAAGAAGAATTGGAAAAAATAAATTCAAATTATTTCGAAGAAGAGAATTATGAATTGTGCAAAAATGAACTTGAAACTACAATTTTAGATTCAGTTTTAAAACGAGTAAAAGGGCTTGAAAAAGTTGGAATTATATACTCGGGTGGCGTTGACAGCACCCTTATCTCAAAACTTGCATCCGAATCATGCGAAGTTATACTTTATTCAGTAGGTTCCGAAAATTCTGAAGATTTGGTATATGCAGAACGGGCTGCAAAAGATATGGGGCTTAACTTTAGAAAAAAAATAATTTCAGAAGATGAATTTGAAGATTATGTGGTAAACGTCGCAAGAGCAATAGATGAACTCGATGTAATGAAGTTGAGCGTTGGAATTCCAATATTTGCAGCATCAGAAATGGCAAGAGAAGACGGGATAAAAGTAGTACTTTCCGGCCAAGGTGCAGATGAATTATTTGCAGGATACAATAGATATCAAAGGATATTAAATGAAAAAGGAGAAGATGGCCTTAAAGAATCAATAATTTCAGATGTCTTTGATATTCATAAAATCAATCTTGAAAGGGATGACCACTGTACAATGGCAAATGGTGTTGAATTAAGAGTTCCTTTCTTAGACAAGTTTGTAATCGATGTTGGCTTATCAATTCCAGTTGGATACAAAATTGAAGAACCAAGAAAAAAGATATTGCGAGATATCGCTTCAAAATATGTTCCAGATTATATTGCAGAACGGCCAAAAAAAGCCGCGCAATACGGTAGTGGAAGCGAAAAAATGGTCTATGCCGTTGCAAAAAAACACGGGTACTCTAAAAAAGAAATAAATAAATTTTTCGAAGAATATTTACTTGAAAAAATAAAATTTTAA
- a CDS encoding dihydroorotate dehydrogenase electron transfer subunit: MEKPVMCKIIDILDESPTVKTFLLDKEFDFKPGQFAMVWIPGIDEKPFGFSSKNSISVAKVGRFTEKIHSLKKGDLLGIRGPYGNNFECIGNKILAVAGGIGSAPIISAVEEFSKMNVEVTSIIGGRTKDELLFLDRFEKCGRIFACTDDCSYGFGGFTTEKMLELLSKEKFDMVITCGPEIMMKKVVEIAENNDMPIQVSLERYMKCGIGICGQCAVDDEGLCVCKDGPVFWNDKLKFVSEFGKYKRDASGAIL; the protein is encoded by the coding sequence ATGGAAAAACCAGTTATGTGTAAAATAATTGATATATTGGATGAAAGTCCAACAGTGAAAACTTTTTTACTCGATAAAGAGTTTGATTTTAAACCCGGGCAATTTGCAATGGTGTGGATTCCCGGAATTGATGAAAAACCTTTTGGGTTTTCGAGTAAAAATTCCATTAGTGTTGCAAAAGTTGGCAGATTTACTGAAAAAATTCATTCCTTAAAAAAAGGAGACCTTTTGGGAATAAGGGGCCCTTATGGAAATAATTTTGAATGTATTGGAAATAAAATTCTTGCAGTTGCAGGTGGAATTGGAAGTGCTCCGATTATTTCCGCAGTCGAAGAGTTTTCTAAAATGAATGTTGAAGTTACTTCGATTATTGGCGGAAGAACTAAAGACGAACTTTTATTTTTAGATAGATTTGAAAAATGTGGAAGGATTTTTGCATGTACTGATGACTGTAGCTATGGATTTGGTGGATTTACTACTGAAAAAATGTTAGAATTACTTTCAAAAGAAAAATTTGACATGGTAATTACATGCGGCCCTGAAATAATGATGAAAAAAGTTGTAGAAATTGCAGAAAACAACGATATGCCCATTCAAGTTTCACTTGAAAGATATATGAAATGTGGAATTGGAATATGTGGCCAGTGTGCTGTTGACGATGAAGGACTATGCGTTTGTAAAGATGGGCCAGTATTCTGGAACGATAAACTTAAATTTGTAAGTGAATTTGGGAAATACAAAAGAGATGCAAGCGGCGCTATTTTATAA